From the genome of Neomonachus schauinslandi chromosome 1, ASM220157v2, whole genome shotgun sequence:
CAGGGAAGGGCGAGGAACAGGCGCTGGCCGCTGCCGTGCTAGGCCTGCTGTGTGTGCAGCTGGGCCCTGGACCCAAGGGCGAGGAGCTCTTTCGCAGCCTGCAGCCCCTCCTGGTGTCTGTGCTCAGTGACGGCACAGCTAGCCCTGCTGCCCGGCTCCACGTGAGTGTTTCAGGCTCGGTGACACTCTCCCTCCCCTAGTCCCCGAGCAGAAAGGAGGTGGGTTCCACCTGCCTTCAGGCTCCCCTACTCTGAGGGTGAGACCTGTGGCCGGGAACCCAGGCTCACTCTGACCGTGGCATGGCTTTGCCCCCCTTCCCACAGTGCGCTTCTGCTCTTGGCTTGGGGTGCTATGTGGCTGCTGCCGATGTCCAGGTAAGTGGCCTCTGGGCACAGGTAATAGAGCACCTAGACCCTAGCTCTGCCCCTGAGCCATTCCCACTGGCTCCCTGTGTCCCTAGGACCTGGTGTCTTGCCTCAACTGCTTGGAAAGCATTTTCAGCCGGTCCTGTGGTGTGGGTGGCTCCATGGCCCCCGTGGTCCCTGCCAGCCTGCATGGCCTGCTCTGCGCTGCCCTACAGGCCTGGGCATTGCTCCTCACTGTCTGCCCCAGCGCCCACGTCAGCCACATCCTGGACAGGTAAGAGCGACTGCTCGCTGCGAGTGGGAGGGGAAAGGTGACGAGGCCCCCCAGCCCACACGTAGCtcagcctgccccttccccaggcagCTGCCCCGGCTGCCCCAGCTCTTGTCCAGCGAAAGTGTGAACCTGCGAATCGCTGCCGGCGAGACCATCGCACTGCTCTTTGAGCTTTCCCGGGACCTTGAGGtgtgagggggggtggggggaagggaagggagggggcctCCTGACACCACCTGGCCAACcgaggctggaggcaggggacGCCGCATGAGATAGGGCAACCTTAGGTCATGACGGAGGGGAGGTAGCCCTAACACAGACTCAGACACCGGGTGCCGCGGTGGGGACTCTGAGCAGGGGTGTCTGGCCCATTAGGGGCCAAGAAGGGATTCAGGGGGACCAGGCGGAGGAGGAAGCCACTTCTTCCGTGAGAGGAAGGGTTTGGGCAGCCCCGTGTGAGAGCCTGCAGAGCCTGGGCCCCTGCTCACACATCCTCCGTTGCTCGCCCTGCAGGAGGACTTCCTGTACGAGGACATGGAGGCCCTGTGCAGCGCCCTGCGGACCCTGGCCACCGACAGCAACAAGTACCGCGCCAAGGCTGACCGCCGGCGTCAGCGCTCTACCTTCCGCGCCGTGCTGCACTTCGTGGAGGTACGTGTGAGAACGTGTGTCCTGGGGAGAGTGCTCCCCGGACACCGCCGCCAAGCCCTGGTCTGTGGGTCCCTCTACGCTGCAGGGCGGTGAGTGTGAGGAAGAGTCTGTCCGCTTTGGCCTCGAGGTGCTCTATGTGGACAGCTGGGCCCGGCGCCGTGTCTATGCCGCCTTCAAGGACGTGCTGGGATCGGGCATGCACCACCACCTCCAGGTGGGAAGACGGACGGGCAGGGGCTACCCAGCTTGGCTCTTTTGGACGAGCCTGAGCTCACTGCCCGTTTTGTCCTCCAGAACAACGAGCTACTCCGTGACATCTTTGGCTTGGGCCCCGTGCTGGTGCTGGATGCCACTGCCCTGAGGGCTTGCAAGATCTCACGTTTTGAGAAGGTCTGCACCCTTGGGcacctttctcttccctccactcCCATGGCCTCGAGGCCCGGAGttctgcaggggctggggggaagggcccGGGCCTCCCATTCCCCGGCTCACCGGAGCCTcactcctgcccccactccagcacTTGTACAACGCTGCTGCCTTCAAAGCGCGGACCAAGGCGCGCAGCCGCGTGCGGGACAAGCGGGCAGACGTCGTCTGAGGCGGGGCCGGCCGAAGGGGAGACCGTGCACGCCCGCGCCTGCGTTTTTAACAGAAGACACTGCAACAACTGGTCCCTGCCAGGAATTGtcgctttatttttttaatgacaaaaccaaaaacagacacggcggtggggggagggggggtggcggCGGCCAGGGCAGTCGGGGTCCTGGCCCCTTGCCCCTGCACAGGGCGCTGtggcctctccccaccctgtcccAGGCCCGGCCAGATGTGTGCTTGTCCCAGAGCTGGGGGGCACACAGTAGGAGGGctgtccttttctctcctttctcggGCCCTGCTCCTCTGGGATGACCCACTTCCTTGAGGGGAATGGCATCTGCACAAACAGCACCAAAACAGGCGGGGACACGAGGCTACCTGGAATGGATCtatatgctgatttttaaagattattagaGATAATTAAACTGAATGCTCAGCCTTCTGTGGCCCTTAGCTCTGGGTGTTtctgcctgccctcccacccaccaccgcCCTGGGCCTCCCCCCCGCCATCTCCATCTCACCATTGCCCTCCCAGCCCGTCTCCTCAGGTGGCCCTCCTCCCTGTACTCGGAGCTCTGCCTGCTTGAGTGCTGCCGCTGGACCCCCGCTGGGAGGCCTGGCAGAGTTTCGGcaactggggtgggggcagctatTTCTAGACTTAAACCTGCTGTCTGCGGGAAGCCAGAGGCTGCTGACAGGCCATGGAAGGAGCCAGGAGGCTGGTGTAACTTCCTCTGACCTTGGGCCACCCAAAGCAGGGCCTTGGCACCAGAAAACCTGGCCAGGCCTGGCCTGAAGACAGGAGAGGCGGGTAGCTGAGGGGTCAGGTTAGTCTCTTGTACAAAAACCTCACCAAGGAAGTAGTGTGGAGCCATGGGTAAGGAGAAACCTGCCTTGGCCACTTTAttcccgcgcccccccccccacacacacacacccctaagcCCCGGCTCCAAGTGGTATCTCAGCTGGGTGCTTGCGCCTCACTGGAGTTGAGCCTCCGCAGCTGGCTGAGGCTGGCAAGCCGGAGTTTGAGTAGCGTCTCCTCCTGGGTGTGCAGTGTGTACGCCAGCATGCGGAGGGACTCACTCTGCAGAACTGGGGacaggcggggggcgggggattATCAGACCATGGGCCGCCCCACAGCTCCCCACCCTTTGCTGCCTCAGCGGGCAGCTGCCCCCTCTGACCGTGCAGAAGGACCTTCGGGTCCCAGCTCCTCGCCCTCGGTTCCCACTTGCTTCCCATGCTGGCCGCCCGTACCGCTCAGGTAGACGGCCAGGATGGCGAGCGCCAGGCAGGTGAGCGCCAGCAGAGCCAGCAGCACCAGGACGCCTCCCCTGCCTTGCCCGGGGCCGCAGCCAGCCTGGGCGCACAGTGATGGTGGCAAGATGCCCAGGAGCTCGTCCCATGGCTGCGCCGCCTCGGCCGGGTAGGGGCGCAGCGAACCTGGGGGGCAGATGGGGCATCAGGAGGATAGGGGTCGtatctgccctcctcccctctcccagtaCATCTGTCCCACTGCCCTGCCCCGCTCACCTCCGCCGTGGAGGTCGCTGATGGACTCCACCTGGTGCAGGCGCACTTCCTGTATGTGGTTGGGGGCCAGTGGCGCCCTGCTCCTGGGGTTCGGTGTCAGTGCCACGGTGTCTGCTGGGACAGTGCAGGGCTGATTCAGCCAGCAggtcacccccctcccttctttgaGGTGGCTTCCAGTAGCAGCGGGACTCAGAGAAGATGGGAAAGGACAAAGGGACGTTGGCTCCAAATGCCCTGAAACCCAACTCAGGAATGACCCTTGATTTGGAGCCAGGATGACCTCAGAACCCCACAGGCCTGTTAACACCCACAGTAGCAGGAGGTACATTTGACTTGCTCACTTTTGTTTGCTCCCAAGCACCGCAAAGACTTTCAGGCATTCCTCTGCTTGCTCATTCCTAAAGAACTTATCAGCCTTGGAGGACTAAACCCATGGCGCATGAAATTCATCCCTGCCTCTGATGCTATCAGTTTTCCCTGCAGACCCTGCGAGTTAGCCATCAGGCCAGATCCAGGGCCTGGTACCTTGGCATGCCCAGCAGAAGCAGCCCCTTCCTAGCTGGGTGCCGCTTGTCTCTTGTGGCCTTAGCTCTGCTTTAACAGCCTCCACGAGATTTGTGATTCAGCTGTACTTCTGGGAACCCTGCTGTTCCTGCTGTTTTCACTCAACATCCTAACAGGAGACCTGCCTTTGTTATCAAGCTGTCGCACATGTTTCTGAGGCCTCCCTTTGAGGCTGcctgggcatttaggttgtttccagttccCTTCAGAAGTTAATAACCCCGAGGAAAGGACATGCATCAGTGAGTATGAAGGTTTTTCCCAATTTCCTAATCGTTAGTAAGGACAGATTCCTAGAAGCAAAATTACTGGCTTAAAGAGCAGGGGCTTTTTCTTTAAGCCGTCATCAGACTGTCCTTCAGAATGACTGTCCATAGCCCCCAGAAGGGTACATCGCCACCATTAGgctttttcattgaaaaaaaaaattacaggggcgcctgggtggctcagtcgttaagcgtctgccttcggctcaggtcctgatcccggggtcctgggaccgagccccgcatcgggctccctgctccacgggaagcctgcttctccctctgccactcccccctgcctgtgttccctctctcgctgtgtctctctctgtcggacaaataaataaaatctttaaaaaaaatctgagctacccaggtgcccccccccaaaaaatcttaaaaaaaaagaaaaattacatacatacatgcgTACACATATGTTTGCCAAACTGGGAGATGAGGAAAGGCCTTTGACCTATTCAATGGGGTTTCTTTGCCTAAAGTGCCTTCCTTATCCATTCCCAGCCTCTGCCCACTTAGTCACTGGGGTCTCTGTACTTTTcttgtgattttacttatttttagaccCATCAAAAGTATTTTgtgatttctaaaaattatattttacgtcttttcctttttttttttttaaatcttggccCCTTGAATCTCCAGATACCCAGCTGGATGCTAGATAACAAAGTAGGGGGGGCATTGAGGGAATGCCTTCTGATGGGGCAGGGGTGATTGGACTCTCTGAGTCTATCACTTTCAGAACAGTAACTCAGCCTTTGTGATTTGTTTGAAACTGGCCCTTGACGTGTCCCCAAGTAAAATGAGATGCTGCCAGTCATGTTTGGGTGATGGGTTGGGGGTCATATTAAATTCCTCTCTGTACTTGGCTCTGCTtcctcacactttttttttatatttattttagagagagagtgtgtgccactggggggggaggggcaggagagggagagaatctcaagcaggctctgacTCTGCTGAGCGCAgggcctgacgcagggctcagtctcatcaccctgagatcatgacctgagtagaaatccagagttggccacttaacagactgagccaatcaggcgcCCCTTCCCCACACTTTCTAAGTTGAACTTGGTTTCTGTTCATTCCCAGGAAAAACGTGGTAAACATCATTGTTAGGATCCCAAAAGGAGGCAAACATccgtatggggattaacataagaataaaaaaaaaaaaaaaaaaggaggcaaacaTCCCCCACCACTACTGGAGGCTAGGCGCCCCCCATCCAGTTGAAATGTTGAATATGTGATAAGGGAGTTGGCCAGCTGGGCCAGGCTGGAGCAGGGAGCAGCTGGTCATCCCTGCTCTGGCCCCTCTGAGCCTCGGTACTTCTTGTATGCAGGGGGGCAGTTAGGGGAGTGGCCACTAAAGTCTTAACTAGCTATCAGTCGAGCCAGGCCAAGGGATCCCAACTAATGGTTGGGTCCATTTAGGCTCAAGTCAGAGGAGGCCAGAGATCTATCCACTCCCAGTCTCTGGGCCACATGTGCAAATGCTTCCTGGGACCGAGGCCCGACGGATCCCAGCTTCCTCCCTGAATGAAGAGCTGAACCGGCCGGCGTCTGCCCTGCCCACACCCACTTGGACACGGCCTGTAGTTGACGAGGTGGCTCCCCCCAATCCCTCCCTGTCCTTAGCAAGGAAGACAGGCAGGGCCCGAGGGGGAGGTGGGGTTCCAGACGTGGTAAGCCCTTTCTCCATGCATGGGGGGCAGGTCCCTTTACTCATGCTGGGACATGGTGATTGATGACTAGTCAAGGAAGTGAGGTCAGCGGGATGGGGCAGGGTTGCTCCATGATTCACGGGGTCACAGGACTGGGGCCTTGCCCTCCCCCATAATCCTCTCCTACCTTCTTGGGTCTCCTCAGGCATGGCACGCGGTGGGCAGTTGGGGGGCTGATAATAACACCCAGTAGCAGGACAGATGAAGGCAGTGGTGGCTCCTCAGAGCCTGGGGAAGGCTAGCCACCTCCCAGCCTGGGCCTAAAATAGGCCTGAGCTCAGCCCACTGGGCTATATTTAGAGGGGGCAGCTCTCAGCCACGGGAATGGGCGGAGTGACCCACAAGGGCCAGCCTGGACTATCTAGCTGGTGATGGAGCTCCACTCATGCAGGTGTCCAGGGTCTTTCCTGGGGAACCCTGCCACCCCCATATATGCATAGGCCTTGGTGTCTTTATCCAGACAAGCTGCCTCATGCTCACCTCCAGCAATGCCCCACATGGCAGCTGAGACCTGTGCCTCTCCACCCCCAAAGACCCCTACTCCAAGCTGGGTCATCTCTACTCCAAACAAATGGACAAGAACCTATATTCGTGTGACCTGCTGGCCCCAGGGATTGGGGTGATGGATAACTGGAGCCCGGGCCATAAGGGCCCCCAAAGGGGGCGGAGACACACCTATCCACGCAGGCACTCATGTTGGTCAGTGGGCAAACTTAGATTGAAGATTGGGATTTCTATTAATAAGCTTACAAGCTTGGGTAAGGGATTGCCCCCTCTCtgacctccattttctcatctgtaaaacaggaatgaCAATGGTTCCTCCCTGGCACGGGACACATGAGAATGGAAATACAGCCACATGTCGGAACCCCTTAGCACAATGCAGTTTAGatccttcctcctctccaagGGTATACAAGTCACCAATGTGTGAGGAGGCATGGTATCACCCTTGAAGGGAGGAAGTGGCTAGGTTTAGGGCCCACCCTCTGCTATGGGACCCCCTAAGGCCCTCCCTCCCAACTGGGATAAAGCAGGACAATGAGCTCTACCTCCTTAACCATCCCAAATCCATCACTTCACTGTATCACTGGCCTCCTTAATGTTCCTGACACACAGCCGCCTTGtttctgtctcagggcctttcCACTGGCTGTCCCTTCCTAGAATGCTCTGCCCCCAGATACTCCCATGGCTGGCTCCTTGTCGTTTAGCTCAAATGTCACCCCCTCATTGATGCTATCTCACGTTATTTTACATATCaccaaatttcattttcttcatagcactcaGCCAAGAAATCCTATTATTCAGAATACACTGTGTATGTCAGTAGGACCCCAAAAGGCCCCACAGAATCCACTTGGTCACATGAAAACCATCTTTAGTCCTCCCCACAGCATCCTCAGCAGAAACTGAGGTCTTGAGACCACGAGGaagttgcccaaggccacacagcaagacCTGGCACCCGGGGTTGTGCGCTGGAGCCGTTCCAGCTTCGGCTGATAATGTGTTTATTGCATTAGTACAATCGGCctgacccaccccaccccccaccgctcaGCCTGTTCACAGCTTTCTGCTCATTGCCCAGGGAGGAGGGCCTTCCCCCGGGGTGGGCACTCCGGGCACCTCCTCCGCCCAGGTCGTTGCTCTGGagccctgcttctctgcctcctcaGGATCAGCAGGACCCTGTGCCCGGCCCGGGCCGCCCCTCCCAGCGCTACATTCAAGGGTTATCCTCTGTTAATAAATAAGCCGGCGAGGCAGCCCCGCGGCCAGGGCCTGTCGGTCGGTCGGTCGGTGTCTCCATCGGCCAGGGACCAGTGTGCCGG
Proteins encoded in this window:
- the IFRD2 gene encoding interferon-related developmental regulator 2 isoform X3; translation: MPRARKGSAPRKGSQRRGAGARSSTQADSGSSEDEAVSEARSTTSECPSLLSTAAEDSLGGDAVDEQGQQEDLEEKLKEYVDCLTDKSAKTRQGALESLRLALASRLLPDFLLERRLTLADALEKCLKKGKGEEQALAAAVLGLLCVQLGPGPKGEELFRSLQPLLVSVLSDGTASPAARLHCASALGLGCYVAAADVQAWALLLTVCPSAHVSHILDRQLPRLPQLLSSESVNLRIAAGETIALLFELSRDLEEDFLYEDMEALCSALRTLATDSNKYRAKADRRRQRSTFRAVLHFVEGGECEEESVRFGLEVLYVDSWARRRVYAAFKDVLGSGMHHHLQNNELLRDIFGLGPVLVLDATALRACKISRFEKHLYNAAAFKARTKARSRVRDKRADVV
- the IFRD2 gene encoding interferon-related developmental regulator 2 isoform X2 translates to MPRARKGSAPRKGSQRRGAGARSSTQADSGSSEDEAVSEARSTTSECPSLLSTAAEDSLGGDAVDEQGQQEDLEEKLKEYVDCLTDKSAKTRQGALESLRLALASRLLPDFLLERRLTLADALEKCLKKGKGEEQALAAAVLGLLCVQLGPGPKGEELFRSLQPLLVSVLSDGTASPAARLHCASALGLGCYVAAADVQDLVSCLNCLESIFSRSCGVGGSMAPVVPASLHGLLCAALQAWALLLTVCPSAHVSHILDRQLPRLPQLLSSESVNLRIAAGETIALLFELSRDLEEDFLYEDMEALCSALRTLATDSNKYRAKADRRRQRSTFRAVLHFVEVLYVDSWARRRVYAAFKDVLGSGMHHHLQNNELLRDIFGLGPVLVLDATALRACKISRFEKHLYNAAAFKARTKARSRVRDKRADVV
- the IFRD2 gene encoding interferon-related developmental regulator 2 isoform X5 — encoded protein: MPRARKGSAPRKGSQRRGAGARSSTQADSGSSEDEAVSEARSTTSECPSLLSTAAEDSLGGDAVDEQGQQEDLEEKLKEYVDCLTDKSAKTRQGALESLRLALASRLLPDFLLERRLTLADALEKCLKKGKGEEQALAAAVLGLLCVQLGPGPKGEELFRSLQPLLVSVLSDGTASPAARLHCASALGLGCYVAAADVQDLVSCLNCLESIFSRSCGVGGSMAPVVPASLHGLLCAALQAWALLLTVCPSAHVSHILDRRTSCTRTWRPCAAPCGPWPPTATSTAPRLTAGVSALPSAPCCTSWRCSMWTAGPGAVSMPPSRTCWDRACTTTSRTTSYSVTSLAWAPCWCWMPLP
- the LSMEM2 gene encoding leucine-rich single-pass membrane protein 2: MTQLGPPNCPPRAMPEETQEDTVALTPNPRSRAPLAPNHIQEVRLHQVESISDLHGGGSLRPYPAEAAQPWDELLGILPPSLCAQAGCGPGQGRGGVLVLLALLALTCLALAILAVYLSVLQSESLRMLAYTLHTQEETLLKLRLASLSQLRRLNSSEAQAPS
- the IFRD2 gene encoding interferon-related developmental regulator 2 isoform X1; translated protein: MPRARKGSAPRKGSQRRGAGARSSTQADSGSSEDEAVSEARSTTSECPSLLSTAAEDSLGGDAVDEQGQQEDLEEKLKEYVDCLTDKSAKTRQGALESLRLALASRLLPDFLLERRLTLADALEKCLKKGKGEEQALAAAVLGLLCVQLGPGPKGEELFRSLQPLLVSVLSDGTASPAARLHCASALGLGCYVAAADVQDLVSCLNCLESIFSRSCGVGGSMAPVVPASLHGLLCAALQAWALLLTVCPSAHVSHILDRQLPRLPQLLSSESVNLRIAAGETIALLFELSRDLEEDFLYEDMEALCSALRTLATDSNKYRAKADRRRQRSTFRAVLHFVEGGECEEESVRFGLEVLYVDSWARRRVYAAFKDVLGSGMHHHLQNNELLRDIFGLGPVLVLDATALRACKISRFEKHLYNAAAFKARTKARSRVRDKRADVV
- the IFRD2 gene encoding interferon-related developmental regulator 2 isoform X4 yields the protein MPRARKGSAPRKGSQRRGAGARSSTQADSGSSEDEAVSEARSTTSECPSLLSTAAEDSLGGDAVDEQGQQEDLEEKLKEYVDCLTDKSAKTRQGALESLRLALASRLLPDFLLERRLTLADALEKCLKKGKGEEQALAAAVLGLLCVQLGPGPKGEELFRSLQPLLVSVLSDGTASPAARLHCASALGLGCYVAAADVQDLVSCLNCLESIFSRSCGVGGSMAPVVPASLHGLLCAALQAWALLLTVCPSAHVSHILDRRTSCTRTWRPCAAPCGPWPPTATSTAPRLTAGVSALPSAPCCTSWRAVSVRKSLSALASRCSMWTAGPGAVSMPPSRTCWDRACTTTSRTTSYSVTSLAWAPCWCWMPLP